A genomic region of Plasmodium malariae genome assembly, chromosome: 14 contains the following coding sequences:
- a CDS encoding transcription factor with AP2 domain(s), putative: MIFRYHCYAVWHRHNFKGYQLCNKYFLQNCLTIINNKTKRILSYGINEKDEMRREGENEDKKDLEISLYLSKRTVINSKEKSLNNIYPYYKSNYYINKNNVFVDMESLFCNDKKFFSGRSVGLKRKKKRKDERVINTCLGKRLEFFYPKKKRRQRIGLIQNSRKNIVYDNILKRFLVYYYKQGIQVFRSFSCKKKRKFESARNKAIILSKQFQKKYTKQKEKEEKSNKTPLSIHNCSNLMTKYDHDVRKQIKIVPDKNKSGYRGVFYDSAHHAYICTYNEAGIRKFQIFKIENNDYLEAYNLAVMCRRYKLFKNFQFVSQRNRVRSGRIHLK; this comes from the coding sequence atgatttttagATACCACTGCTATGCTGTGTGGCATAGACATAATTTCAAGGGATATCAATTAtgcaataaatattttttacaaaattgtttaaccattattaataataaaacgaaaCGTATACTGAGCTATGGGATAAACGAAAAGGATGAAATGCGAAGGGAGGGAGaaaatgaagataaaaaagatCTCGAAATTTCTTTGTATTTGTCAAAGCGTACTGTAATAAACTCAAAAGAAAAATCGCTTAACAACATCTATCCTTACtataaaagtaattattatattaacaaaaataatgtatttgtCGATATGGAAAGCCTATTTTgcaatgataaaaaattttttagtgGTAGGAGTGTAggattaaaaagaaaaaagaaaagaaaagatgaAAGAGTGATAAATACTTGTTTAGGAAAAAGATTAGAATTCTTTTATCCCAAGAAAAAACGAAGACAACGCATTGGTTTAATTCAAAAtagtagaaaaaatattgtttacgataatattttaaaaagatttttagtgtattattataaacaaGGTATTCAAGTTTTTAGAAGTTTTAGctgtaaaaagaaaagaaaatttgaATCTGCTAGAAATAAAGCTATCATATTATCCAAACagtttcaaaaaaaatataccaaacaaaaagagaaagaagaaaaaagtaaCAAAACTCCTTTAAGTATACATAATTGTAGTAATTTAATGACTAAATATGATCATGATGtaagaaaacaaataaaaattgtgcctgataaaaataaaagcggGTATAGAGGTGTCTTCTACGATTCCGCTCatcatgcatacatatgtacttaCAACGAAGCAGGAATACGaaaatttcaaatttttaaaattgaaaataatgattATCTTGAAGCGTATAATTTAGCTGTTATGTGTCGTAGATATAAACTTTTCAAGAATTTTCAATTCGTGTCTCAAAGAAATAGAGTAAGGAGTGGACGAATACATCTTAAGTGA